The Mesorhizobium loti DNA segment AAATGATGGCGGCGGATATCCGCCGCCACGCTTTCATTTGTCCATTGGGCCTACTTCGCCGCCGCCTCGGCCTGCAGAGCCTTCAGGTCCCAGCAGCTGTCGGGCTTGAGGTCGGCCTTGGTCGTCGCCTTCTCCAGCGTGTAGATGTAGGTGTGCGAGGTGCCGGCCGGCTGGCCGCTCTGCAGCAGGAACTTGATGATGGCGTTCATGTCGCCCGACTGGCGGGCTAGCTCTGTCATGACGACCGCGCCATAGGTGCCGTCGGCCAGCTTGTCGCAGTCGGCCGCCTTCTCGCCGCCGCCGGTGGTGACCAGGAACACCTTGCCGTCGAGCTTGGCGTCGCGGATAGCGGCCGATGCGCCGGTGGCGTCACCATCCCAGAAATCGATGATCGAGCAGATGTCCGGGTTCTGCTGCAGCATCGTCGTCGTCACGTTGCGCGAGGTCGTCGCATCCCAGTTGGCGTCGGGCTTGGCCACCACCTTGAAGTCGGGATGCTTGTCCAGCACTTTCATGATGCCGGCATATTGATAGAGGCTGGACGAGTTCGCCTGGTCGCCCTGCACCAGGCCGATCTTCTTCGACGAGTTTTCACCGCAGCCCTTGATCGCCGCTTCGGCCTCGAGCTGGCCGAGCCGGTCCCAGTCGCTGCCGACAAAGGCGTCGGCCGGGAAGTTGGCGGGATTGTCGACCAAAAGCACGTAAGTTCCGGCGGCCTGCGCTTTCTTCATCAGCTTGGAATAGGAGTTGAGGTCCGGTGCGTGGATGATCAGCACGTCGGGCCTGGTGTCCGACGAGATCGCGTCGGTGATCGCCTGCGCGCCGGCATCGACCACCCAGTTCGGATCGCGCGTCTCGAACGTGCCGCCCCAGGCGTCGACCTCCTTCTTCAGGTAATGCGCCCAGCCTTGCGCCAGGTCGAAGCCCATCGCCAGCGGCACCAGCATGACGCGCTTGCCCTTGAGCGCCTGTGCATAGGCGGCCGGGCCCGGATCATCGGCGGCGAAGGTCGGCGCCACGAAGGCGGTAACGGCGAGCGCCGTCGCGGCGGCCATGAGAGTTCTGATCAGTTTCATGTCACGTCCTCTGGTTCGGTTTTCATTGCCGGCCGATCGTCGCGATCGCGCCGGGTACCCCGAGCAAGATGGGCTAGCCCATCTGCTCTAAATGTCGCCCTGCTGCGCGGTCTGCTCGTCGCGCGGATTGATGATGCCGTCGACGATGATGGCGCCTAACAGGATCGCCGCCTTGATCAGGTTCTGGTAGAGCAGCGGAATGTCGATGATGGTCATGGCGTTGAGCAGGATGCCGATCAGCGCCGCCCCGACCAGCACATTGCGCACCCCGCCCCGCCCGCCCGACAGGCCGATGCCGCCGATCACCGCCACCAGCACGATGTCGTAGAGCAGCGTCGAATTGACGACGCGCGTGTTGATCGAATGCAAGCTGGCCGCCGTCAGCAGGCCGGCGATCAGGGCGACGAAGGCCGAAAGCATATAGCGCAGCACCAGCATCGGCCGCACCGGAATGCCGATGTTGCGGGCGGCCACCGGATTGTCGCCGGCGAAATAGATGTAGCGGCCCCATTTGGTGTAGCGCAGGAACAGGAAGAACAGGAAGGCAAGACCTGCGAAGACGAACACCTCGATCGGGATGTCGAGGAAGCGCAGGCCGCCGAGCAGCTCGACCCAATGGCCCTGCGGCACCGGCACGGCATCCTGCGTGATCAGTTGCGAG contains these protein-coding regions:
- a CDS encoding sugar ABC transporter substrate-binding protein codes for the protein MKLIRTLMAAATALAVTAFVAPTFAADDPGPAAYAQALKGKRVMLVPLAMGFDLAQGWAHYLKKEVDAWGGTFETRDPNWVVDAGAQAITDAISSDTRPDVLIIHAPDLNSYSKLMKKAQAAGTYVLLVDNPANFPADAFVGSDWDRLGQLEAEAAIKGCGENSSKKIGLVQGDQANSSSLYQYAGIMKVLDKHPDFKVVAKPDANWDATTSRNVTTTMLQQNPDICSIIDFWDGDATGASAAIRDAKLDGKVFLVTTGGGEKAADCDKLADGTYGAVVMTELARQSGDMNAIIKFLLQSGQPAGTSHTYIYTLEKATTKADLKPDSCWDLKALQAEAAAK
- a CDS encoding sugar ABC transporter permease, with the translated sequence MNAIGWPNLRSLNQEGIVFAIAVVLFVAAAIGLPGFIDPNNLVAIVRSVSVLGILALGMAVVIIGRGIDLSAVAIMAMSVAWYLQLLNTGTSDGLAFAYVLAGVLAIGLLNGFLVAYADVPAIFVTLATGSFVFGYVRSQLITQDAVPVPQGHWVELLGGLRFLDIPIEVFVFAGLAFLFFLFLRYTKWGRYIYFAGDNPVAARNIGIPVRPMLVLRYMLSAFVALIAGLLTAASLHSINTRVVNSTLLYDIVLVAVIGGIGLSGGRGGVRNVLVGAALIGILLNAMTIIDIPLLYQNLIKAAILLGAIIVDGIINPRDEQTAQQGDI